A region from the Nostoc sp. HK-01 genome encodes:
- a CDS encoding YiaAB two helix domain-containing protein — MQPLGSPKDSAAWIIQTWAAFIISISMTTFGIVNLPVDSWIKGFMGMGLAFSVGSTFTLAKTTRDLHEAKRLTARIDEAKVEKLLSQHDTLNLK; from the coding sequence ATGCAACCACTAGGTTCACCAAAAGATAGTGCAGCTTGGATTATTCAAACATGGGCTGCTTTCATAATTTCTATTTCTATGACCACCTTTGGTATTGTTAATTTGCCTGTTGATAGCTGGATTAAAGGTTTTATGGGTATGGGTTTAGCTTTTTCTGTTGGTTCAACTTTTACATTGGCCAAAACCACTAGAGATTTACATGAAGCTAAAAGATTAACTGCGAGAATTGATGAGGCAAAAGTAGAAAAATTACTTTCACAACATGATACTTTAAATTTAAAATGA
- a CDS encoding IS1 transposase, with translation MQCPYCGSTKIRKNGKRRGKQNHICVSCDRQFIDLYAPPKGYSEELKQECLKMYLNGMGFRGIERVKGVHHTTIIYWVKQLGEKLPDVPKEDVIPEVGELDELETFVGSKSEKLRAGVPPVEQTFQDKTKFGYGQQ, from the coding sequence GTGCAATGTCCATACTGTGGATCTACGAAAATTCGTAAGAACGGAAAGCGAAGAGGTAAACAAAATCACATTTGCGTATCATGCGATCGCCAATTTATTGATTTGTACGCTCCACCAAAAGGATATTCTGAGGAATTGAAACAAGAATGCTTAAAAATGTACCTTAACGGTATGGGTTTTCGCGGGATTGAACGAGTGAAAGGAGTGCATCATACTACTATTATTTATTGGGTCAAACAATTGGGAGAGAAACTTCCGGACGTACCGAAAGAAGATGTAATTCCAGAAGTTGGAGAACTTGATGAATTAGAGACATTTGTTGGTTCAAAAAGCGAAAAGTTGCGTGCGGGGGTTCCCCCCGTTGAGCAAACTTTTCAAGACAAAACAAAATTTGGTTATGGACAGCAGTAA
- a CDS encoding dihydrolipoamide dehydrogenase: MSHGFDYDLVIIGAGVGGHGAALHAVSCGLKTAIIEAADMGGTCVNRGCIPSKALLAAAGRVRELRNAHHLKSLGIQIGHVEFDRQAIADHAGNLVSKIQGDLTNSLKRLGVDIIRGWGRIAGTQKITVSGDGSDKTITAKDIILSPGSVPFVPPGIEVDGKTVFTSDQGVKLESLPPWVAIIGSGYIGLEFSDVYSALGCEITMIEALDQLMPGFDRDIAKLAERVLITPRDIETKVGIYAKKVIPGSPVVIELADFKTKEDLEVIEVDACLVATGRIPATQNLGLESVGVELDRRNFIPVDDRMAVLSAGEVVPHLWAIGDANGKMMLAHAASAQGIVAVENIVGRSRTVDYRSIPAAAFTHPEVSYVGLTETAAKELGQTEGFAVGTSRSYFKGNSKALAENEADGIAKVIYRQDTGEVLGVHIFGMHASDLIHEASAAIAKRESVHTLAHLVHAHPTLSEVLDEAYKRAVTI; the protein is encoded by the coding sequence GTGAGTCATGGATTTGATTACGATTTAGTAATTATTGGCGCTGGTGTAGGCGGACATGGCGCAGCCCTACACGCGGTAAGCTGCGGTCTGAAAACAGCGATTATCGAAGCAGCTGACATGGGCGGAACCTGTGTCAACAGGGGCTGTATTCCATCAAAGGCGTTGCTGGCAGCAGCAGGACGTGTGCGGGAGTTACGCAATGCCCATCACCTCAAGTCACTGGGCATTCAAATTGGTCATGTGGAGTTTGATCGCCAAGCGATCGCCGATCATGCAGGTAATTTAGTCTCGAAAATTCAAGGCGATTTAACTAACAGCTTAAAGCGTCTGGGCGTAGATATTATCAGGGGTTGGGGCAGAATCGCCGGGACACAGAAAATCACTGTCTCTGGGGACGGCAGTGACAAAACAATTACTGCTAAGGATATTATTCTTTCTCCTGGTTCAGTTCCCTTTGTCCCTCCGGGGATTGAAGTTGACGGCAAAACGGTCTTTACTAGTGACCAAGGTGTCAAGCTAGAATCTCTACCGCCTTGGGTGGCAATTATTGGTAGCGGTTACATCGGCTTAGAATTTTCGGATGTATATTCAGCTTTGGGCTGTGAAATCACGATGATTGAAGCCCTAGACCAATTAATGCCAGGGTTTGACCGTGATATTGCCAAACTCGCTGAACGGGTATTAATTACCCCCCGCGATATTGAAACCAAAGTTGGTATCTACGCTAAAAAAGTTATTCCCGGTTCGCCGGTAGTAATTGAACTCGCAGATTTCAAAACCAAAGAAGATTTAGAAGTCATCGAAGTCGATGCTTGCTTAGTAGCCACAGGACGCATCCCCGCCACTCAAAACCTGGGTTTGGAATCTGTAGGGGTAGAATTAGACAGGCGGAATTTTATTCCTGTAGACGATCGCATGGCAGTATTGAGTGCAGGCGAAGTTGTTCCCCATCTTTGGGCAATTGGTGATGCCAATGGCAAAATGATGTTGGCTCATGCAGCTTCGGCTCAAGGTATTGTAGCTGTAGAAAATATCGTCGGGCGATCGCGGACTGTTGATTATCGCAGCATCCCCGCCGCCGCCTTCACTCACCCAGAAGTTAGCTATGTCGGTTTAACTGAAACCGCCGCCAAGGAATTGGGACAAACAGAAGGTTTTGCAGTTGGTACTAGTCGGAGTTACTTCAAAGGTAACTCCAAAGCGTTGGCAGAAAACGAAGCCGACGGTATCGCTAAGGTAATCTATCGCCAAGACACAGGCGAAGTTTTAGGTGTTCATATCTTTGGGATGCACGCCTCCGACTTAATTCACGAAGCCTCAGCCGCCATTGCTAAACGTGAATCTGTCCATACCCTCGCCCATCTAGTTCACGCCCACCCCACCCTCTCGGAAGTACTAGATGAAGCCTATAAACGGGCAGTAACTATTTAG
- a CDS encoding IS1 transposase, which translates to MDSSKSLYSRYFSLGFGTTTSAETFEPLWKIAKQWKSYFYVTDGWKVYPSFIPDGDQIVSKTYMTRVENENTRLRHYLARLHRKTLCYSKTEEMLRYSVKLLLHYLKYQTVPT; encoded by the coding sequence ATGGACAGCAGTAAATCACTTTACTCAAGGTATTTTAGCCTGGGTTTTGGGACGACAACCAGTGCCGAAACTTTTGAGCCATTGTGGAAAATTGCAAAACAATGGAAAAGCTATTTTTATGTGACAGATGGTTGGAAAGTTTACCCAAGCTTTATTCCAGATGGAGACCAAATTGTGAGTAAAACATATATGACACGAGTTGAAAATGAAAACACCAGGCTTAGACATTATTTGGCACGTCTTCACCGAAAAACTTTATGCTATTCCAAGACAGAAGAAATGCTGAGATACTCGGTTAAATTATTACTTCATTATTTGAAGTATCAAACTGTACCTACATAA
- the glyQ gene encoding glycyl-tRNA synthetase alpha chain produces MNFQSVIASLHHFWRDFGCLIGQPYDIEKGAGTKNPHTFLRALGPEPWAVAYVEPCRRPTDGRYGENPNRFQHYYQYQVLIKPSPDNIQEIYLDSLRALGIRPEDHDIRFVEDNWEDATVGAWGTGWEVWLDGMEITQFTYFQQCGGIDCRPVSIEITYGLERLTMYLQQVEAFTKLQWTDNITYGDVFLQNEIEQSTYNFEASNPEMLLTLFNLYEQEANQLTERGLVLPSLDYVMKCSHTFNLLDARGVISVTERTRYIARIRHLARKVAQLYVEQREKLGYPLLKKTAV; encoded by the coding sequence TTGAATTTTCAATCCGTCATTGCCTCTCTTCACCACTTCTGGCGCGATTTCGGTTGCTTGATTGGTCAACCCTACGATATTGAAAAGGGGGCTGGTACTAAAAATCCCCATACATTTTTAAGAGCTTTGGGGCCGGAACCTTGGGCTGTAGCTTATGTAGAACCATGTCGCCGTCCTACAGATGGTCGTTATGGCGAAAACCCTAACCGTTTTCAACACTATTATCAGTATCAGGTTCTGATTAAGCCATCACCAGATAATATCCAAGAAATTTATCTTGATTCTTTGAGGGCTTTGGGTATTCGTCCTGAAGACCACGATATTCGGTTTGTAGAAGATAACTGGGAAGATGCAACAGTAGGCGCTTGGGGTACTGGTTGGGAAGTCTGGTTAGATGGGATGGAAATTACTCAATTTACCTACTTTCAACAATGTGGCGGAATAGATTGCAGACCTGTGTCGATTGAAATTACGTACGGGTTAGAGCGACTAACGATGTATCTCCAGCAAGTAGAAGCATTTACAAAGCTCCAGTGGACAGACAATATTACTTATGGAGATGTTTTTCTGCAAAATGAGATTGAGCAGAGTACTTACAACTTTGAAGCATCAAATCCTGAGATGCTGCTAACACTGTTTAATTTATACGAGCAAGAAGCTAATCAGTTAACAGAGCGTGGTTTAGTCTTACCAAGCTTAGATTATGTAATGAAGTGTTCGCATACGTTCAATTTGCTAGATGCTAGAGGAGTAATTTCTGTAACGGAAAGAACTCGTTATATTGCCAGAATTCGTCATTTGGCAAGAAAGGTAGCACAACTATATGTAGAACAGCGAGAAAAGCTTGGCTATCCTTTGCTGAAGAAAACAGCAGTTTGA
- a CDS encoding NAD(P)H-quinone oxidoreductase subunit F, with translation MAQFLLETVWLVPLYALIGGLLAVPWSPGIIRKTGPRPAGYVNLVMTFLAFLHSAIALQATWNHPSQEVFIHWLSTAGLDLTIAIEISSISVGAMVVIAGLNLLAQIYAIGYMEMDWGWGRFYSLLGLFEAGLCALALCNNLFFSYVILEVLTLGTYLLVGLWFSQPLVVSGARDAFLTKRVGDLFLLIGVLGLWPLAGTWDYNELAVWAKTAEVDPTVITLVGLALIAGPMGKCAQFPLHLWLDEAMEGPVPSTILRNSVVVASGAWVLIKLQPVLTLSPLVSTVMVAIGAVTAIGASLIAIAQIDVKRCQSYSVSAYMGLVFIAVGTQQDDAALLLVLTHALSAALLVMSTGGIIWNSISQDVTQLGGLWSRRPISGLAFIVGTLGLIGFPPLGSFWALVELTDGLWATQPWLVGIVIAVNALTAVSLSREFGLIFGGKPKQMSERSPEVHWPMVLPMVILFGFVLHLPLVLQSLSLLPDWATLNKDVALLLIWSSIFGCSVGGVIYLGNIPKPVRLPWKGLQDLLAYDFYTPKLYRMTIIFSVAQLARFADMVDRFVVDGIVNFVGLFSLLGGEGLKYSTSGQTQTYAFTVLLGIGLLGMWVTWPYWGVQFLELMF, from the coding sequence ATGGCTCAGTTTCTACTAGAGACTGTTTGGCTAGTTCCTTTATATGCCTTAATTGGCGGATTGTTAGCCGTACCTTGGTCGCCAGGGATCATTCGTAAGACTGGGCCAAGACCCGCAGGTTATGTAAATTTAGTAATGACTTTTTTGGCGTTTCTCCATAGTGCGATCGCCTTACAAGCAACTTGGAATCATCCATCCCAAGAAGTATTTATTCATTGGCTATCAACAGCTGGTTTAGACCTTACCATTGCTATCGAAATTTCGTCAATTAGTGTAGGCGCAATGGTAGTAATTGCGGGGTTAAATTTGCTGGCGCAAATTTATGCCATTGGCTACATGGAAATGGATTGGGGTTGGGGACGCTTCTATTCTTTATTAGGTTTATTTGAAGCGGGATTGTGTGCCTTAGCTTTATGCAATAATTTGTTCTTCAGTTATGTAATTCTAGAAGTCCTGACTTTAGGAACCTACCTGCTAGTTGGCTTATGGTTTAGTCAACCTTTGGTAGTTAGTGGGGCGAGAGACGCTTTCTTAACCAAGCGGGTAGGAGACTTGTTTTTGTTGATAGGGGTCTTAGGATTATGGCCTCTAGCCGGAACATGGGATTACAACGAACTCGCTGTATGGGCAAAAACTGCTGAAGTTGACCCCACAGTAATTACTTTAGTAGGTTTAGCCTTGATTGCTGGGCCGATGGGTAAATGCGCCCAATTCCCCCTTCATTTGTGGTTAGATGAAGCGATGGAAGGCCCTGTTCCCAGTACAATTTTGCGGAACTCAGTAGTAGTAGCTAGTGGCGCATGGGTGCTGATTAAACTACAACCTGTGTTAACTTTGTCACCTCTAGTTTCTACTGTCATGGTAGCGATTGGTGCAGTGACAGCAATTGGTGCTTCGTTAATTGCGATCGCCCAAATTGACGTTAAACGCTGCCAATCTTATTCTGTGAGTGCTTACATGGGCTTGGTATTTATCGCTGTAGGCACACAGCAAGATGATGCTGCACTGTTACTAGTTCTGACTCACGCCTTATCTGCTGCGCTGTTGGTGATGAGTACCGGGGGCATTATTTGGAACAGCATCAGCCAAGATGTTACTCAACTAGGCGGACTTTGGTCACGTCGCCCCATTTCTGGTTTAGCGTTTATCGTTGGCACATTAGGACTAATTGGTTTCCCACCACTAGGTAGCTTTTGGGCATTAGTGGAATTAACCGATGGATTATGGGCTACTCAGCCTTGGTTAGTCGGGATAGTGATAGCCGTTAACGCGTTGACAGCCGTTAGTTTATCTAGAGAATTTGGCTTGATTTTTGGTGGTAAACCCAAGCAAATGAGTGAGCGATCTCCGGAAGTTCACTGGCCGATGGTACTACCAATGGTGATTTTATTCGGATTTGTCCTGCATTTGCCTTTAGTGTTGCAAAGCTTATCCCTGTTACCAGACTGGGCAACCCTGAATAAAGATGTTGCACTTCTACTAATTTGGTCGAGTATTTTCGGTTGTAGCGTCGGTGGTGTAATTTACCTCGGCAATATTCCCAAACCAGTTCGCCTACCTTGGAAAGGTTTGCAAGACTTGTTGGCTTACGACTTTTACACCCCCAAACTCTACCGGATGACCATCATTTTCAGTGTTGCCCAACTGGCTAGATTCGCTGATATGGTTGACCGCTTTGTAGTTGATGGCATTGTTAACTTCGTTGGTTTATTCTCCTTACTTGGTGGAGAAGGTTTGAAATACAGCACCTCTGGTCAAACTCAAACCTATGCCTTCACTGTCCTCTTAGGCATTGGTCTTTTAGGAATGTGGGTTACATGGCCATACTGGGGGGTGCAATTTTTAGAGTTGATGTTTTAG
- the aksA gene encoding trans-homoaconitate synthase produces the protein MDQVVINDTTLRDGEQAAGVAFNLEEKIAIAKFLDAIGVPEIEIGIAAMGEAEQQAIASIVDLGLQAHLLGWNRAVITDIQASIACGLKRVHISIPVSAIQIGAKFQGKWQLVLQKLKDSLSFALDQGLFVSIGGEDSSRADEQFLLDTILSAQEWGASRFRFCDTVGILDPFTTYDKVKKLVTSLSIPVEMHTHNDFGLATANALAGIQAGALSVNTTVNGLGERAGNAALEEVVMALKHLSKMDLSIDTRRLLEISQLVATASGYGLPPWKAIVGENTFAHESGIHAHGVLQNPHTYEPFSPEEIGRERRLVVGKHSGRHLLSNLLQQHGIILNHEETQSVLNAVRQESMQKKRSLTTQELLSLVAHTQ, from the coding sequence ATGGATCAGGTTGTCATCAATGATACAACGTTACGTGATGGCGAACAGGCAGCAGGTGTTGCTTTTAACTTAGAGGAGAAAATCGCGATCGCCAAATTTCTTGATGCGATCGGTGTTCCAGAAATAGAAATTGGCATTGCGGCGATGGGTGAAGCAGAACAACAAGCGATCGCATCAATTGTTGATTTAGGTTTGCAAGCTCATCTGTTAGGTTGGAACCGTGCGGTTATTACCGATATTCAAGCTTCTATCGCTTGTGGTTTAAAGCGAGTGCATATATCTATTCCTGTCTCTGCAATTCAAATTGGAGCAAAATTCCAGGGAAAATGGCAATTAGTATTACAAAAACTCAAAGATAGTCTGAGCTTTGCTCTAGATCAAGGATTGTTTGTCTCTATAGGAGGAGAAGATTCTTCCCGCGCTGATGAACAATTTCTTTTAGATACAATACTTTCAGCTCAAGAATGGGGTGCATCGAGGTTCCGCTTTTGTGATACCGTAGGCATTCTTGACCCGTTCACAACTTACGACAAGGTCAAAAAATTGGTCACATCCTTGTCCATACCTGTAGAAATGCACACTCACAATGATTTTGGTCTAGCGACAGCCAATGCCCTAGCAGGTATACAAGCTGGTGCATTATCTGTAAATACTACCGTCAATGGGTTAGGTGAAAGGGCGGGAAATGCAGCTTTAGAAGAAGTTGTGATGGCACTTAAACATCTATCAAAGATGGATTTAAGTATAGACACGCGGCGTTTATTAGAAATATCTCAACTGGTAGCCACAGCATCAGGTTACGGCTTACCCCCTTGGAAGGCAATTGTCGGCGAAAATACCTTTGCCCACGAATCAGGTATTCATGCTCATGGAGTGTTACAAAACCCCCATACATACGAACCATTCTCCCCAGAAGAAATTGGCCGCGAACGGCGTTTAGTGGTTGGTAAACATTCTGGTCGCCATTTATTATCTAATCTGCTGCAACAACATGGCATTATTCTGAATCATGAAGAAACTCAATCTGTGTTAAATGCAGTTAGGCAAGAATCAATGCAGAAAAAGCGCAGTCTCACAACACAAGAACTTTTATCTTTAGTAGCACATACACAGTGA
- the trpC_3 gene encoding indole-3-glycerol-phosphate synthase, whose translation MQIRRRSPSPAIDVSILRYQVAVPNAQPNNILEEIVWQKEVEVDQLREKQPLVELQKQALSAPPTRDFIAALKQGKTKPALIAEVKKASPSKGVLREDFDPVAIAQSYQQGGASCISVLTDVKFFQGSFDNLAKVRAAVDLPLLCKDFIIYPYQMYLARIQGADAVLLIAAILSDQDLQYFIKIAKALNMAALIEVHSLEELDRVLALDDVSLVGINNRNLEDFTVDLQTTCQLLQARGEQLQARNILVVSESGLHTPKDLSLVEQAGATAVLIGESLIKQPDPKLAIAQILPKNDAI comes from the coding sequence ATGCAAATCCGTCGCCGTTCACCTAGCCCCGCTATAGATGTATCCATCTTGCGCTATCAGGTTGCTGTACCAAATGCACAACCTAACAATATTTTGGAAGAAATTGTCTGGCAAAAAGAAGTTGAAGTTGACCAACTGCGGGAAAAGCAGCCTTTGGTTGAATTACAAAAGCAAGCACTCTCCGCACCACCAACGCGAGATTTTATCGCCGCCCTCAAACAAGGTAAAACCAAACCAGCGTTAATTGCCGAAGTCAAAAAAGCTTCACCAAGTAAAGGCGTTTTACGCGAAGATTTTGACCCTGTGGCGATCGCCCAATCCTATCAACAAGGTGGTGCTAGTTGTATTTCTGTTTTGACAGATGTGAAATTTTTTCAAGGCAGCTTTGACAACTTAGCTAAGGTACGCGCTGCCGTCGATTTACCCTTATTGTGTAAAGATTTTATTATCTATCCTTACCAAATGTATTTAGCCCGCATTCAGGGTGCGGATGCCGTTTTATTAATTGCGGCTATTTTAAGTGACCAAGACTTGCAGTACTTCATCAAAATTGCTAAAGCCTTAAATATGGCAGCATTGATTGAAGTCCACAGTCTAGAAGAACTTGATCGCGTATTGGCGTTAGATGATGTCTCTTTAGTTGGCATTAACAATCGCAATCTTGAAGATTTCACCGTAGATTTGCAGACTACCTGTCAACTTTTACAAGCTAGGGGTGAACAATTACAAGCAAGAAATATTTTAGTTGTCAGTGAATCAGGTTTACATACACCTAAAGATTTGAGTTTAGTAGAACAAGCAGGTGCAACCGCTGTGTTAATTGGCGAATCATTAATCAAACAACCCGATCCAAAATTAGCGATCGCCCAGATTTTACCCAAGAATGATGCCATCTAA
- a CDS encoding FAD-dependent pyridine nucleotide-disulfide oxidoreductase translates to MPDLVLVGGGHSHAIALKMFGIKPLPGVSLTLITPALDTPYSGMLPGHIAGLYNYDECHINLSRLADFAHAHLYIDRAIGLDLENRQVICANRPAVNFDVLSIDIGSTPATISVPGAAEYAIPAKPVAKLLECWYELLQSVHKNPQQPIKIAIVGGGVGGVELALAMQAHLQQLLIANQKPIQNLEIHLFHRHHKILPHNHDSVQHQVKQVVTSRGIKLHLGESVSQIKYINEELLAVKCELGLVVECDKVFWVTQASAPDWLKTTGLGTDEQGFILVNDTLQSQTHPQVFAAGDIATMINHPRPKAGVFAVRQGKPLFENLQRIILGKPLKPYIPQQQYLSLIGTGDKRAIATKGAFTLPPHPLLWCWKDWIDRRFMKQFSR, encoded by the coding sequence ATGCCTGATTTAGTGCTAGTTGGTGGTGGTCATAGTCATGCGATCGCACTAAAAATGTTTGGCATCAAACCATTACCAGGAGTAAGTTTAACTTTAATTACACCAGCATTAGACACACCTTATTCGGGAATGCTACCCGGACACATTGCTGGATTATATAATTACGATGAGTGCCACATTAATTTGTCAAGATTAGCTGACTTTGCCCATGCACATTTATATATAGACCGAGCCATTGGCTTAGATTTAGAAAATCGTCAAGTAATTTGCGCTAATCGTCCCGCGGTAAATTTTGATGTACTGTCCATTGATATTGGCAGCACTCCAGCGACAATCTCTGTACCAGGTGCAGCTGAATACGCTATACCAGCTAAACCAGTAGCAAAACTCTTAGAATGTTGGTATGAACTGCTGCAAAGCGTTCACAAAAATCCTCAACAGCCAATAAAAATAGCTATTGTCGGCGGTGGTGTTGGTGGCGTAGAATTAGCACTCGCAATGCAAGCACATTTACAGCAACTCTTGATTGCGAACCAAAAACCAATTCAAAATCTAGAAATTCATTTATTTCATCGCCACCATAAAATTTTGCCGCATAATCATGACTCAGTGCAGCATCAGGTAAAACAAGTTGTAACCAGTCGAGGTATTAAGCTGCATCTAGGCGAGTCTGTCTCTCAGATTAAATACATAAATGAAGAATTACTAGCAGTCAAATGTGAATTAGGGTTAGTGGTAGAGTGTGATAAAGTTTTTTGGGTAACACAAGCCTCAGCACCAGACTGGTTAAAAACTACAGGACTCGGAACTGATGAACAAGGCTTTATTTTAGTTAATGACACCTTGCAATCTCAAACTCATCCACAAGTATTTGCTGCTGGTGATATTGCCACAATGATAAATCATCCCCGTCCGAAAGCTGGTGTATTTGCGGTACGTCAGGGTAAGCCATTATTTGAGAACTTACAACGAATTATCTTAGGCAAACCACTCAAACCTTACATACCACAGCAACAATATTTAAGTTTAATTGGGACAGGCGACAAACGAGCGATCGCCACCAAAGGCGCATTCACCTTACCACCCCACCCTTTACTATGGTGCTGGAAAGATTGGATTGACCGCCGCTTTATGAAACAATTTAGTAGATAA
- a CDS encoding zinc finger SWIM domain-containing protein produces MSIPKISEFTIRRYANAKSYQRGEAYFESGAVDTITRRGNLLHAEVDGSEARPYRVSLSFDGHSLTSANCTCAYNFDGWCKHIVATMLVCVRQPEIIEHRPTLEQLLDRLDHIQTQRLVQELVAEHPQLIDTIDRHVIWMTNPAPQGKKLKSLRQHPIDTNPVRRQVRQIIHDGVRYFEDGCEEDPIAEELLSLVQSAVDLTEQGEGNKAIAVLEAITSTCIENWYEVAEYGADYDEIAWELNNAWCEAILTAELSDEEKVDIQVNLEVWQDEWDVDFGLSLDALHQGWDYPLLVEVLQGKISERGVWDAKIPDYADDLALIRLKILERQERYQEYLYLAEAEGQTRQYLTMLGRLGRVEEALAVAQTEMNSMEEAFALGKTLQEQGALQQALHIAQIGLHLKGNCQYDLGLWTSDLAQKLGDQSTALEAKKLAFQAHPSLEEYQNIQNLAGDEWERVKPDLLKTILVYSGWETAPIKVDILLHEGLIDEAIAIANELNIYHSDIIHRVMDAAIPHRPEWVITHACRHAEAIMDAGKAEYYDAAVDWLKKARAAYLASDRQTEWSNYHNKLMAIHARKRKLMGMLHGRDME; encoded by the coding sequence ATGTCTATTCCCAAAATCAGTGAATTTACCATCCGTCGTTATGCTAATGCCAAGTCTTACCAACGCGGTGAGGCTTATTTTGAGTCAGGGGCTGTGGATACCATCACTCGACGCGGTAATTTGTTACACGCAGAAGTTGATGGTAGTGAAGCTAGACCTTATCGTGTCAGCCTCAGTTTTGATGGTCATAGTTTAACCTCGGCAAATTGCACCTGTGCCTATAATTTTGACGGATGGTGTAAACACATTGTGGCAACTATGCTTGTTTGTGTGCGCCAGCCAGAAATTATTGAGCATCGTCCGACTTTAGAACAATTGCTAGATCGTCTAGATCATATTCAAACTCAAAGGCTAGTACAAGAATTAGTCGCCGAACATCCTCAACTAATCGATACAATTGATCGTCATGTGATCTGGATGACTAATCCTGCACCACAAGGAAAAAAGCTCAAATCTCTGCGCCAGCATCCCATTGATACAAATCCTGTGCGGCGGCAAGTACGGCAGATTATCCACGATGGTGTGCGCTATTTTGAGGATGGTTGCGAAGAAGACCCAATTGCTGAGGAATTACTGAGTTTAGTGCAATCTGCTGTAGATTTGACTGAACAAGGAGAAGGGAATAAAGCGATCGCAGTTTTAGAAGCAATTACTTCTACCTGTATCGAAAATTGGTATGAAGTAGCTGAGTATGGTGCTGACTATGATGAAATTGCCTGGGAATTGAATAATGCTTGGTGTGAAGCCATTCTGACTGCTGAACTGAGCGATGAAGAAAAAGTAGACATCCAGGTAAATTTGGAAGTCTGGCAAGATGAATGGGATGTTGATTTTGGTTTAAGTTTAGATGCTTTGCACCAAGGTTGGGATTACCCGCTCCTGGTAGAAGTTTTGCAAGGCAAAATTAGTGAAAGGGGCGTATGGGACGCAAAAATTCCCGATTATGCCGATGATTTAGCTTTAATTCGGCTGAAAATTCTGGAACGGCAAGAACGTTATCAAGAATACTTGTATCTGGCAGAGGCAGAAGGACAAACTCGACAATATTTAACCATGCTAGGCAGACTCGGCAGAGTAGAAGAAGCCTTAGCAGTTGCCCAAACAGAGATGAACTCAATGGAAGAAGCCTTTGCCTTGGGGAAAACTCTGCAAGAACAAGGAGCATTACAACAAGCGTTACACATTGCTCAAATTGGCTTGCATTTAAAGGGAAATTGTCAATATGATTTGGGTCTTTGGACAAGTGATTTAGCCCAAAAGTTGGGAGATCAAAGCACAGCTTTGGAAGCAAAAAAACTGGCTTTTCAGGCACACCCTTCTTTAGAAGAATATCAAAATATCCAAAATTTAGCTGGGGATGAATGGGAAAGGGTCAAACCTGATTTGTTAAAAACTATTCTTGTCTATAGTGGTTGGGAAACTGCTCCAATTAAGGTGGATATTTTATTACATGAAGGATTAATTGATGAGGCGATCGCGATCGCTAATGAACTTAATATCTATCACTCTGATATTATTCATCGTGTGATGGATGCGGCTATTCCTCATCGTCCTGAGTGGGTGATTACTCATGCTTGTCGCCATGCCGAAGCAATTATGGATGCAGGTAAAGCAGAATATTATGATGCCGCAGTTGATTGGCTAAAAAAGGCACGCGCTGCTTACTTAGCATCAGATCGACAAACTGAATGGTCAAATTATCACAACAAATTAATGGCAATCCACGCCCGCAAACGCAAGTTGATGGGAATGTTGCACGGAAGAGATATGGAGTAA
- a CDS encoding GCN5-related N-acetyltransferase has product MTIRHTTEADLPAIVAIYNAAIPSRLATADLEPVSVESRRAWFHGRAPNFRPLWVIEQQGVIAGWLSFQSFYGRPAYHATAEISIYIAPAFHRCGLGRKLLDQAIHQSPNLGLKTLLGFIFAHNHPSLKLFETSGFQRWGHLPQVAELDGVERDLVVMGLRIGEKCEV; this is encoded by the coding sequence ATGACTATCCGCCATACGACTGAAGCTGATTTACCTGCGATCGTAGCTATTTATAATGCGGCGATTCCTAGCCGTCTCGCTACTGCTGATTTAGAACCTGTATCTGTGGAAAGTCGCCGTGCTTGGTTTCATGGCCGAGCGCCTAATTTTCGCCCTTTGTGGGTAATTGAACAACAAGGAGTGATTGCAGGGTGGTTAAGCTTCCAATCATTTTACGGTCGCCCCGCCTATCATGCCACTGCTGAAATTAGTATTTATATTGCGCCAGCTTTTCATCGTTGCGGTTTGGGACGAAAACTTTTAGACCAAGCAATTCATCAAAGCCCTAATTTAGGCTTAAAAACGCTTTTAGGCTTTATTTTTGCCCATAATCATCCCAGTCTGAAACTTTTTGAAACATCTGGATTTCAACGCTGGGGACATTTACCTCAAGTGGCTGAATTAGATGGGGTGGAACGTGACTTAGTGGTTATGGGGCTGCGGATTGGGGAAAAGTGTGAAGTTTGA